The genomic stretch CGCCCAGCGCTGACAGCACGAGCTCCACCGCCAGGCTGGCCGTGGCGTTCCGCTCGTCGAGCACGGGGTTGACCTCGACCACTTCGAGCGACGAGACGACCCCGCTCGTCGCCAGCATCTCCATGGCGAGGTGCGCCTCGCGGTAGGTGATCCCGCCGCGAACGGGCGTCCCGACGCCGGGCGCCTGGTCGGGGTCGAGCACGTCCATGTCGAGCGAGACATGCACGAACGGCGCCCCGGACACCGCTTCGATCGCCTGTTCCATCACGTGACGCATGCCGTGGCGGTCGACGTCCTCCATGGTGAACACGCGCACTCCCAGCCCCGCCAGGCGGTCGCGCTCGCCGGCGTCGACGCTGCGGATTCCCACGAGCGCCGTCAGCCGCTCGTCGACCATCGGCAGCGGCCACGCCGAGCTCTCGAACCGCGGATCGTCGGCGAGCCCCAGCGCCACCGCGAGCGGCATGCCGTGCACGTTGCCGCTCGGAGATGTCCTCGGCGAGTTGATGTCCGTGTGGGCGTCCAGCCACACGACGCCGCCCGGTGTCCCGTGCGACCGCGCCAGGCCGCCCAGCGTGCCGATGGCGATCGAGTGGTCACCGCCGAGGACGAGCGGCAGCTCACCCTCCGACAGCGTCGCCGCGACGTGGTCGGCAAGCTCCTCGCACGTCCGCTTGATGGCGCTCCAGTACCGCGCCGACGGGTCCCCCTGGTCGAGCGCCTCCACCATCCCGGTGCGGACGTTGCCGTGGTCGTGGATCTGCAGCCCGAGCTCCTCGATCCGCTCGCCGAGCTGGGCATAGCGAATCGCCGAGGGCCCCATGTCCACGCCGCGGCGCCCGGATCCCAGGTCGAGCGCCGCGCCGATGACGCCGATCGGACGGCGCCCGCGGTGGTCGGGAATCTGGCGGCCGGTCACGGGCGCAAACACTATCCGAGGGCTGCTGCGCAGAGCCGCGGCGTACGCACGATTTGCCCCTAAAGGGTTACGGCACGGCGCCGATACACAGGGGACCCGGTACCCCCAACCGGCCAACCGCAGCACCCGCTTGAGCCCCCAGGAGGCCTCACGTCCATGATCGATCTGGCCAGCATCCGAAACGCGTCGTTTTCGCTCACCCCGACCGGCTACAACCCGGAGGAGGTCGATCACTTCCTGGTCACGCTGGCGGACTCTGCCCCCGGCAGCATCGATCTGTCTGCCGTCCGCAACGCCTCGTTCACCCTCACGCCGACCGGCTACAACCCCGAGGAGGTCGACCATTTCCTCGGCTCGATCGCCGACCAGCTGGCCGTCGCCCCGGCGCCGCAGGACGAACC from Gaiellales bacterium encodes the following:
- the rocF gene encoding arginase, translated to MTGRQIPDHRGRRPIGVIGAALDLGSGRRGVDMGPSAIRYAQLGERIEELGLQIHDHGNVRTGMVEALDQGDPSARYWSAIKRTCEELADHVAATLSEGELPLVLGGDHSIAIGTLGGLARSHGTPGGVVWLDAHTDINSPRTSPSGNVHGMPLAVALGLADDPRFESSAWPLPMVDERLTALVGIRSVDAGERDRLAGLGVRVFTMEDVDRHGMRHVMEQAIEAVSGAPFVHVSLDMDVLDPDQAPGVGTPVRGGITYREAHLAMEMLATSGVVSSLEVVEVNPVLDERNATASLAVELVLSALGARIL
- a CDS encoding DivIVA domain-containing protein, with the translated sequence MIDLASIRNASFSLTPTGYNPEEVDHFLVTLADSAPGSIDLSAVRNASFTLTPTGYNPEEVDHFLGSIADQLAVAPAPQDEPVAHAVPASTFDEPSFDAAQPSEQPAEPVWHEQAVADAHADGEQAADETHEAQ